Sequence from the Verrucomicrobiota bacterium genome:
CGATCGCCGCCGGCGCCGAACACGACGTGGACGCGCCGTTCGGTCAGGTTGCGCGCCGCGCTCAGCACGTTCGCGAGCGAATCGGGCGTGTGCGCGTAGTCGACGATCACGGCGAACTCCTGGCCTTCGTCGACGGCCTCGAACCGTCCCGGCACGCCGCCAGCCGTCCTGATCGCCTCCGCCGCGGGTGCGGGCGGGATCGACAAGGCCCTGGACGCGGCGTAGGCCCCGAGGACGTTGTAAATGTTGAAGCGGCCGCGTAGTGGCGAGACGAGCTCCGTTCGCTCCCCGGGTGCGAGCACGGTGAACTGTGAGCCGGTGAGGCCGACTTCGACGTCGGTGGCGCGGAAGGTCGCGCTTCGATCCTCCAGCGCGAACGTCAGGGGGTCCGGGACCTCGCGGGCCAGCCGGGCCCCGTACGGGTCGTCGAGGTTGATGATCGAGTGAGCTGGCGCCAGGTCCGCGAACAGCCGGCGCTTGGCGCGGAAGTAGTCCTCCATCGTGGGATGAAAGTCGAGGTGGTCCTGCGTGAGGTTGGTGAAGACACCCACGTGAAAAGCCATCCCGGCGACGCGTTCCTGCGCGAGGGCGTGCGAGGAAACCTCCATCGCCACGGCGTGGCACCGCGCTTCAACGCATCGCGCCAGCATCTCTTGCAGATCGAGGGCTTCCGGCGTCGTGCGTTCGGCCGGCCACACGCGGTCGCCGATCTCGTACGCGACGGTCCCGATCAGGCCGGTGCGCTGGTGGGCCCGCTCCAGGAGGTGCTTGATCAGGTACGTCGTGGTGGTTTTTCCGTTGGTGCCCGTCACGCCGATGATCCGCAGCTTCTCTGCCGGGTACCCGAAAAACAGCGCTGCCGCCTGGGCTAACGCGCGGCGGGAATGCGGGA
This genomic interval carries:
- a CDS encoding UDP-N-acetylmuramoyl-L-alanyl-D-glutamate--2,6-diaminopimelate ligase; protein product: MQLQRLIERLQPTSVTGPVDRDITHLCYDSRKAVPGSLFVAIRGEQADGHAYAGQAIDGGAVAVVGEQPAVFDRATSLVVPHSRRALAQAAALFFGYPAEKLRIIGVTGTNGKTTTTYLIKHLLERAHQRTGLIGTVAYEIGDRVWPAERTTPEALDLQEMLARCVEARCHAVAMEVSSHALAQERVAGMAFHVGVFTNLTQDHLDFHPTMEDYFRAKRRLFADLAPAHSIINLDDPYGARLAREVPDPLTFALEDRSATFRATDVEVGLTGSQFTVLAPGERTELVSPLRGRFNIYNVLGAYAASRALSIPPAPAAEAIRTAGGVPGRFEAVDEGQEFAVIVDYAHTPDSLANVLSAARNLTERRVHVVFGAGGDR